A stretch of the Chlamydia pecorum E58 genome encodes the following:
- a CDS encoding anion permease has translation MNTRKRFLSLSFLISILFSIWLTPHPATIDPKAWKLFAVFTTTIIGIILQPFPMGAVVIIGISFLLLTQTLTLEQGLSGFHNPIAWLVFLSFSIAKGLIKTGLGERVAYFFVSVLGKSPLGLSYGLVITDFLLSPAIPSVTARAGGILYPVVTGLSESFGSSAEKGTESLIGAFLIKVAYQSSVITSAMFLTAMAGNPLVAALAGNAGLSLSWATWAKAAFLPGLLSLTLMPIILYKLYPPTITSCEEAIRTAKLRLKEIGPLKQGEKTILLIFALLVVLWTFGDLFKISATTTALIGVSLLVLTNILDWHKDIVTNGTAWETFIWFGALIMMASFLNQFGFIPLVGNSAAALVKGLSWTIGFPLLFLVYFYSHYLFASNTAHIGAMFPVFLAVAISLGTNPMFSVLAFAFASNLFGGLTHYGSGPAPLYFGSQLVTVKEWWRSGFILSIANIAIWIGIGSIWWKVLGLI, from the coding sequence TTGAACACACGAAAACGTTTTTTATCTCTAAGTTTTTTAATTTCCATTCTCTTTAGCATTTGGTTAACTCCACATCCTGCAACAATAGATCCTAAAGCATGGAAGCTCTTTGCAGTATTTACGACTACAATTATTGGGATTATCCTGCAGCCCTTCCCGATGGGAGCTGTCGTTATTATCGGCATCTCCTTTCTCCTTCTTACCCAAACACTCACTTTAGAGCAAGGTCTCTCGGGATTCCATAATCCTATTGCATGGTTGGTATTTCTTTCATTTTCTATAGCAAAAGGATTAATAAAAACTGGTTTGGGAGAACGCGTAGCATATTTCTTCGTCAGTGTACTTGGGAAAAGTCCCCTAGGGCTAAGCTACGGCTTAGTCATTACAGATTTCCTTCTCTCTCCAGCAATTCCTAGTGTTACTGCTCGTGCCGGGGGGATCCTCTATCCGGTAGTGACTGGTCTTTCAGAATCGTTCGGAAGTAGCGCAGAAAAAGGTACAGAAAGCCTCATTGGTGCGTTTCTTATTAAAGTTGCTTATCAAAGTTCAGTAATTACCAGCGCGATGTTTCTCACCGCTATGGCAGGGAATCCTCTCGTAGCAGCATTGGCAGGAAATGCTGGGCTCTCTCTATCCTGGGCAACATGGGCAAAAGCAGCATTCCTCCCAGGACTTCTCAGCCTTACTTTGATGCCAATCATCTTGTACAAACTCTATCCTCCGACAATCACCTCTTGTGAAGAAGCCATCCGCACAGCAAAACTCCGACTTAAAGAAATAGGCCCCTTGAAACAAGGTGAGAAAACCATTCTTTTAATCTTTGCGCTTCTTGTAGTACTGTGGACATTCGGAGATCTGTTCAAAATCTCCGCAACAACAACGGCGCTCATTGGAGTCTCCCTACTCGTCCTAACTAATATCTTAGATTGGCATAAGGATATCGTCACTAATGGCACAGCATGGGAAACCTTTATCTGGTTTGGCGCCCTAATTATGATGGCCTCCTTCCTGAACCAATTTGGATTTATCCCCCTTGTAGGCAACTCCGCAGCAGCATTGGTGAAAGGGCTCTCCTGGACCATAGGATTCCCATTGCTCTTCCTAGTCTATTTCTACTCTCATTACCTGTTCGCTAGCAACACCGCCCATATAGGTGCAATGTTTCCAGTATTTCTCGCTGTCGCTATCTCTCTAGGGACCAATCCGATGTTTTCTGTACTAGCATTTGCTTTCGCAAGCAATCTCTTTGGGGGGCTTACTCATTATGGTTCAGGACCCGCCCCTCTGTATTTTGGCTCTCAGCTAGTCACCGTTAAAGAATGGTGGCGCTCAGGATTTATCTTAAGCATAGCAAACATCGCTATTTGGATCGGAATCGGCTCAATATGGTGGAAAGTCCTAGGGCTAATATAG
- a CDS encoding diphosphate--fructose-6-phosphate 1-phosphotransferase has translation MHPSYIDLDTIINSYTPPLPKELQKAEILTPHPDKGKSHKISKDIKTLFPHTCDLPYIRFSPGKPSPAGPLKVGVMLSGGPAPGGHNVIQGLLDSLKKFHQNSQLIGFLNDGEGLTNNNAINITKEFLYKFRNSGGFNCLGTGRKNIVSQEGKESCLKTIRAQDLDGLVIIGGDGSNTATAILAEYLAKEHPKTSVVGVPKTIDGDLQHDLLDLTFGFDTATKFYSSIISNISRDALSCKAHYHFIKLMGRSASHITLECALQTHPNIALIGEEIAAKNLPLKTIIHKICSIIADRAAMEKYYGVILIPEGIIEFIPEITNLIREIEALSETQEKLSQLSPESQELIHSFPPKIIDQLLYDRDAHGNVYVSKISVEKLLIHLVKNHLQKHFKTVPFNAVSHFLGYEGRSGIPTKFDNDYGYSLGFGAGVLVRHCCNGYLSTIESLACSFEKWRLRAIPIVKMLTLKRHSDSPLQPKIKKHLVDISSPSFKKFKLYRKIWALEDSYRFLGPLQLQTPPDTHSDNFPPLTLLLNHNHWQHQCHMCIEIPDGNY, from the coding sequence ATGCATCCATCTTACATAGATCTTGATACGATAATCAACTCATACACCCCGCCTCTCCCCAAAGAACTCCAGAAAGCAGAAATACTTACTCCCCACCCTGACAAAGGAAAATCTCATAAGATTTCCAAAGATATCAAAACATTATTCCCCCATACCTGCGATCTTCCCTACATCAGATTCTCTCCTGGGAAGCCTTCTCCAGCAGGGCCCCTAAAAGTGGGGGTAATGCTCTCAGGAGGCCCCGCACCCGGAGGGCACAACGTCATTCAAGGATTACTAGACAGCCTAAAGAAGTTTCACCAAAACTCTCAACTCATAGGATTTTTAAATGATGGTGAGGGACTAACAAACAATAACGCTATAAACATCACAAAAGAATTCCTCTATAAGTTCCGAAACTCTGGAGGATTTAACTGTTTAGGCACAGGAAGAAAAAACATCGTCTCGCAAGAGGGAAAAGAGAGTTGTCTCAAAACCATACGTGCTCAAGATCTCGATGGGCTGGTCATCATTGGAGGGGACGGCTCAAATACGGCAACAGCAATCCTTGCAGAGTATCTTGCAAAAGAACACCCAAAAACTTCAGTAGTAGGAGTGCCAAAAACTATAGATGGCGACTTGCAACATGACCTCTTAGACCTTACATTTGGCTTTGATACTGCCACAAAATTCTATTCTTCAATCATTAGCAATATCTCTAGAGACGCTCTCTCTTGTAAGGCACACTACCACTTCATCAAGCTCATGGGACGCTCAGCATCACACATTACTTTAGAATGTGCCTTACAAACCCATCCAAATATTGCCCTTATTGGAGAGGAGATTGCAGCGAAGAACCTCCCTCTAAAAACGATTATACATAAAATCTGCTCCATAATTGCAGATCGCGCTGCTATGGAAAAATACTATGGTGTAATTCTTATCCCTGAAGGGATCATCGAGTTTATCCCAGAAATTACCAATCTCATTAGGGAAATCGAAGCCCTCTCAGAAACCCAAGAAAAGCTCTCTCAGCTCTCTCCAGAATCTCAAGAGCTCATCCACAGCTTCCCTCCAAAAATTATTGACCAGCTTCTCTATGATCGCGATGCTCACGGAAATGTCTACGTCTCTAAAATCAGTGTAGAGAAACTCCTCATTCACCTTGTGAAAAATCACCTCCAAAAACATTTCAAAACCGTCCCTTTCAATGCAGTATCACACTTTCTAGGCTACGAAGGAAGATCCGGAATCCCTACAAAGTTCGATAACGATTACGGCTACAGCTTAGGATTCGGTGCTGGAGTTTTAGTTCGCCATTGCTGCAATGGTTACCTCTCTACAATAGAATCCCTCGCCTGTTCTTTTGAGAAGTGGCGTCTACGGGCAATTCCCATTGTGAAGATGCTCACACTAAAACGTCATTCTGATAGCCCCCTGCAGCCCAAGATCAAAAAACATTTGGTTGATATTAGTAGTCCTTCATTTAAAAAGTTCAAGCTATACAGAAAAATCTGGGCCTTAGAAGACTCCTACAGATTTTTAGGGCCACTACAACTACAAACCCCTCCAGATACCCATTCTGATAACTTCCCTCCACTTACCCTTCTTTTAAACCACAACCACTGGCAACACCAATGTCACATGTGTATAGAAATCCCTGATGGAAATTATTAG